Within the Catalinimonas niigatensis genome, the region TTGTACATGCTTGTGCAGTACTTTGGCTGCCTTTTCCGGGTGGGCATACACATCTCCCCAACCTCTTTCTGCTGCCTCCAGAAATATCTTAATGGCCTCATTTTCATCACTGATAAAATCCTGATGAGAAATAATCAATGGAGAATAACCGTAGGGAATCTCATAGTCGCCCATTTGAAAGGCATGAAATTTAATACCTTTCTCATACTTGGCTTTGACCCCTTCCCAGGGTAAAAAAATCCACGCAGCATCCGCTTTACCTTCTATCAGATTATCCCAAACCTCAAGTGCATTAGGGTTACTGATCCGAAGATCTCCTCTCCCTCCATCATTCCTCACCAATTGACGAACGATATCATTTTCAAAACGAGCATCATAAGATGCAAAACGTTTGCCATCCAACTTAGCCGGACGGTCTATACCGCTATTGGCCAAAGCCACAATTGCGCTGGTATCCTGCTGCAAAGTGGCAGCTATAGCCATCAAAGGTGTGGGCTCTTTGCGCATGTTAAAGCTGATCACGCTCTCAGAAGGTGCAATGGCCAGATGCACCTCTTTACGCGCTAATTTTGTTGCTGGTGTAGTAGCATAATTATCTACTTCGGGGCTGATGATTTCTACCTCCAAGCCATCATCTTTGAAATAACCTTTAGCT harbors:
- a CDS encoding ABC transporter substrate-binding protein is translated as MKIRLALDWTPNTLHAGFLIAEAKGYFKDDGLEVEIISPEVDNYATTPATKLARKEVHLAIAPSESVISFNMRKEPTPLMAIAATLQQDTSAIVALANSGIDRPAKLDGKRFASYDARFENDIVRQLVRNDGGRGDLRISNPNALEVWDNLIEGKADAAWIFLPWEGVKAKYEKGIKFHAFQMGDYEIPYGYSPLIISHQDFISDENEAIKIFLEAAERGWGDVYAHPEKAAKVLHKHVQGKEFENIDFLEESLKMLQPAILTPNDRWGFMEGQRWVDYIDWMIQCQVLKDEEGIPMNHGQIDSSMLYTNEFFK